A stretch of DNA from Catenulispora acidiphila DSM 44928:
GTCCGAAGGCGAGCCGGTACCACTTCAGGTACTTGGGCAGCCATTTGGAGAGCTGGAAGTTCGATTCGCCCAGCGTACGGTCCAGCCAGATCGTCGGGATCTCGGCGACCGGCCGGCGCAGCCGTCGGGCCTTGGCGGTCAGCTCGATCCCGATCTCGAACCCGTCGCGGGAGTCGATCCCGACCTCTCGCACGAAATCGGTGGAATACGCCTTGAAGGAGTTCGTCGCGTCCCGCGTTCCCACTCGCGCGAAGAACGCCAGGGAACGACCGGCCATGCTCGACAGCGTGCCCTTGAACAGCGGCCCGCCGACCTGCTGCCCGCCGGGCATGTACCGGGAGGCCGCCGCGACCGCGACGCCGCGCTCGACCAACCGGGCCAGGATATCGATCTGCCGCGGGTCGTCGCAGCCGTCAGCCATCGTCACCAC
This window harbors:
- a CDS encoding glycosyltransferase family 2 protein, with amino-acid sequence MSSVEQGNPKVSVVIPAYNEGENIVPVLDRLFEAVSMPCEVLVVVDSPEDLTVPIIERYAEHEPRLRCLINTYGRGPANAIRFGIDTAKSPAAVVTMADGCDDPRQIDILARLVERGVAVAAASRYMPGGQQVGGPLFKGTLSSMAGRSLAFFARVGTRDATNSFKAYSTDFVREVGIDSRDGFEIGIELTAKARRLRRPVAEIPTIWLDRTLGESNFQLSKWLPKYLKWYRLAFGPPLTLEQLQLLNKKERDDLT